DNA from Devosia yakushimensis:
AAGCCGCCCATAAAGGTGCCCCAGAGAAAAATAGCGGTGACGATGGCCATGGCGATGTACCAGACGGTCAGCGGCAGCCGGTTCCAGGTCAGCAGCACGAGCAGCAGGATGGGCAGGCCCCAATAATAGGCTAGGCGCTGTTCGAGGCAGAGTTCGCAGGGCACCAGGCCACCGATCAACTGGCTGCCCCAGGCCCCGGCAATGGCGGCCAGGCCCAGCACGAAGGCGATGCCGGCAGTGATCTTGTCGAGCGGCCGAGATTTGGTGGCGGGCATGGCAGATTCCGTATGACGCTTGGCTGCGTCGATAAAACCGAATTGGGGCAATTTCCAGCGGGGAACGGCGATGTGATCAATCGCCGGGCAGGGTGATGCCCAGGGCCTGGCGCAAGGCGATGGCATTGGCGGGGGCGTGGAGTTTGTCCTCGTGGACGAAATAGGCGAAGACGTCCTTGCCGGCCTTGTCCCAGGCGCCGATCGTTCCGGCCCAGTCGGCGATGTCGCTGGTTTCGTAGCCTTGAGCAGCAGGGCGGGCAGGGCCCTGCAGGCGGCAATAGGCGAAATCGGCGGTCAGCGTGCGGGCCGGGTTTTCGACGGTGTCGGCAATGACCTGCGCCACATTATGGCTGGCCAGCAGGTCGCGGATTTCGGGCGTATCGAAGCTGGCATTGCGCAGCTCGATGGCGTGGCGGATGGTGGTGACGCCATCGGTGGCGAGAAAGGGCGGGGTCTTGAGCCGGCCGTCGGCTTCCCCGGCAAGGGCTACATATTGCTCGGGCGTCTTGGGCAGCAGCGCCAGGAAAGCGGCGAAGATGTCGGGCTTGTAGCTGAGATTGGGCGGCAGCTGCCAGATGAAGGGGCCGAGCTTTGCGCCCAGGGCCAAGGGGCCCGAGGCGAAGAAATTGGCCAATTCGGCCCGGCAATCCTTGAGCCGCTTGATATGGGTGACGAGCTGCGGGCCCTTGATCGAGAAGACGAAGCCCTCGCGCGCCTCGCCGGCCCATTTGGCAAAGCTGTCCGGTTTCTGGGTGGCGCGGAAGGTGGCGTTGATCTCGATGGTGCCGAGGCGGGAGCTGGCATAGGCCAGCTCCTTTTTCTGAACGAGCCCTTCGGGGAAGAAGGTGCCGCGCCAGGGTTCGTAAACCCAGCCCGCCGTGCCCGTTCTGATCGTCATGCAATCCCCCCGAGAGGCTAGAACTTGTAGTTCACACCCGCACGGACGACGCTGAAGCGTTGGGTTGCGTCGATATTGCCGCCGGGCAAGCCACTATAGGTCTGGGTGCCCAGATCGACATAGAGGTATTCCGCCTTGACGGTGATATTTTCGGTGGCGGCGGCTTCGAGGCCAAGACCGGCCGTCCAGCCGAGATGGTTCTTGCTCTGGCTGGTGATCACGTCGCCGGGAGTGGTGACGCTGGCCGTGCCGCGGCCCCAGGCAGCGCCCAGGGTCACATAGGGCATGACCTGGCCGAAGACCACGCCGGCGCGGCCGCGCAGGGTGCCATAGGCGTCGATGCCGACCTTGGAATTGCCGACGCCGGCAATGTCTTCGTCATGGCCGATGCTGGCCCAGTTGATGTCGGCTTCGCCACCGATCACGAAGCCGCCCATGTCCACATTGTAGCCGGCCTGGGCACCCAGGTTCCAGCCGCCGGAATTGTTTTCGGTGGTGACGCCGCCGCCGACAGGCTTGCGGGTCAGCTCGCCCCAGCCATAGCCGCCGTTGACGCCGGCATAAAAGCCGCTCCAGTTCGAGACGGAAGTTGGCGAATAGAAGGAGCTGCCGCTATTGCCGCCATTCCAGCCAAGATCGGCGGCGAATGCCGGGGTGGTGACTAGCAGTGCAGTGGCAAGCGCAATGGCCTGGCGATTCATGGTCGTCCTCGTCAGTCGGGAGATAGGTTGATTTTTATGCAAAATGCGACGGAATGAATTAACGCGGCGGTAAGGAACGTGGTTAACGGAGCCGTCTTAACCATATGTCAGCGTTCACATTTTCGAGGGGAGGGCAGAGAGCGGGGTGGCGGCACAAAAGTCGGCCGGCGATGAGCGATGCTGTTGCGGAGCGATGCGAGCTGGGTTAGAGAGCTTGCCTTGTGCCCCTCTGGCGGAATGGTAGACGCAGAGGACTCAAAATCCTCCGCCGCGAGGCGTGCCGGTTCGAGTCCGGCGGGGGGCACCAGTTTTCCCCATAATCGAAGTGACGCGACCCGCGCTTTCTGGTGCCTGGGCTTTTGCGGCATCGGGTTCGCGCAATGCGGGTTCGTTGGATCAGAACGGGCCCTGCAAGTGATCGAGGCCGTGTCGTTCGCGGTCACGGTCGCGGTTGAAGCCGGGGGCGGTGGGGTCGAAATATTGCCAGCCTTCTTCTTCGTAGCGGGCGCGGCGCTCGGCTATGTCGACCTGCTCGGCCTTGACGAAAATGTCCTCGACAATGCCAGCCCTGCTTTCGTCGGTGCGGACCGAGACGACGCTGCCGCCGCGGCGCACGCCTTCGGCAAAGATATGGGCATCCTGTTCATGTATGCCCGAGCTGGTGAGGGCGCCGATGACGCCACCGGTAGCGCCGCCCAAAGCGGCTCCGGCAACCGCGCCAATGGCAGTGGATACCAGCCAACCGGCGGCAATTACGGGGCCCAGGCCGGGTATGGCAAGGGCTCCGACACCGGCCAGCAATCCACCCGCGCCGCCAATCAGGGCGCCGATCCCTGCCCCGGCACCGGCGCCGCCGGCAGCCCTCTCGTCGGTGGTGTCTTCGCCGACCTCGTCGTCAAGGGTGGAGATGACAAGGGAAATCTCATCCTCGGGAAAGCCGGCCGCTTCCAGCGCACGCACGGCCTGTGCTGCCTGGTTGTAGTCGTCGAAAAGGGCGGTCATGGTTTTCATGG
Protein-coding regions in this window:
- a CDS encoding general stress protein, with product MKTMTALFDDYNQAAQAVRALEAAGFPEDEISLVISTLDDEVGEDTTDERAAGGAGAGAGIGALIGGAGGLLAGVGALAIPGLGPVIAAGWLVSTAIGAVAGAALGGATGGVIGALTSSGIHEQDAHIFAEGVRRGGSVVSVRTDESRAGIVEDIFVKAEQVDIAERRARYEEEGWQYFDPTAPGFNRDRDRERHGLDHLQGPF
- a CDS encoding disulfide bond formation protein B; translated protein: MPATKSRPLDKITAGIAFVLGLAAIAGAWGSQLIGGLVPCELCLEQRLAYYWGLPILLLVLLTWNRLPLTVWYIAMAIVTAIFLWGTFMGGFHAGVEWGFWPGPTACTGVGDPMDFNALSNMNDAHVIGCDVVQFRFLGISLAGYNALISAGIVVLLLVSIAAQWRGNKRTA
- a CDS encoding DUF72 domain-containing protein, coding for MTIRTGTAGWVYEPWRGTFFPEGLVQKKELAYASSRLGTIEINATFRATQKPDSFAKWAGEAREGFVFSIKGPQLVTHIKRLKDCRAELANFFASGPLALGAKLGPFIWQLPPNLSYKPDIFAAFLALLPKTPEQYVALAGEADGRLKTPPFLATDGVTTIRHAIELRNASFDTPEIRDLLASHNVAQVIADTVENPARTLTADFAYCRLQGPARPAAQGYETSDIADWAGTIGAWDKAGKDVFAYFVHEDKLHAPANAIALRQALGITLPGD
- a CDS encoding outer membrane protein; translation: MNRQAIALATALLVTTPAFAADLGWNGGNSGSSFYSPTSVSNWSGFYAGVNGGYGWGELTRKPVGGGVTTENNSGGWNLGAQAGYNVDMGGFVIGGEADINWASIGHDEDIAGVGNSKVGIDAYGTLRGRAGVVFGQVMPYVTLGAAWGRGTASVTTPGDVITSQSKNHLGWTAGLGLEAAATENITVKAEYLYVDLGTQTYSGLPGGNIDATQRFSVVRAGVNYKF